From one Sphaeramia orbicularis chromosome 9, fSphaOr1.1, whole genome shotgun sequence genomic stretch:
- the mtx3 gene encoding metaxin-3 isoform X3, whose translation MAAAMELRCWGGDWGLPSVHTESLIVLAYSKFSGAQVTVSPIDWTWKTLTATVPELVCGEAAVKDPNQILNFLRKQRFNADYELTARQGADTMAYIALLEEKLRPALLHTFWVDAENYANLTRPWFASRSPFPLNFVVPSRHANNALSRILLTKGESPLHRITEVEGKIYSDAKECLNLLSYRLGTANYFFGNSPTSLDAFVFGFVAPLHKASLPSSPLQSHLSQLDNLTRFCDNILALYFSSNHPYGR comes from the exons ATGGCGGCTGCCATGGAGCTGAGATGCTGGGGAGGAGACTGGGGTCTGCCTTCTGTCCACACGGAGTCCCTCATAGTTCTG GCATATTCCAAGTTTTCAGGAGCACAAGTTACAGTTTCTCCCATAGACTGGACCTGGAAAACTCTTACAG CAACAGTCCCAGAGTTGGTTTGTGGAGAAGCTGCAGTTAAAGATCCCAATCAGATTCTCAACTTCCTGAGAAAACAG AGGTTTAATGCCGACTATGAGCTCACAGCAAGACAAGGTGCCGACACAATGGCATACATTGCTTTGCTTGAAGAGAAGTTACGACCAGCTTTG TTGCATACCTTCTGGGTAGATGCAGAAAACTATGCCAATTTGACACGACCGTGGTTTGCTTCGCGTTCACCATTTCCACTCAACTTCGTAGTCCCGAGTCGCCATGCCAACAACGCCCTCTCCAGGATCCTGCTGACAAAAGGAGAGTCGCCACTACACAGAATCACTGAAGTTGAGGGAAAG ATCTACAGTGATGCTAAAGAGTGCCTTAATCTCCTCTCCTACAGACTGGGAACAGCAAACTATTTCTTTGGCAACTC GCCAACCAGTCTGGATGCCTTTGTGTTCGGTTTTGTGGCTCCTCTCCATAAAGCCAGTCTTCCCAGCAGCCCTCTGCAGAGCCACCTCAGTCAGCTTGACAACCTCACACGTTTCTGTGACAACATCCTGGCACTTTACTTCAGCTCCAACCACCCAT atgGACGATAA
- the mtx3 gene encoding metaxin-3 isoform X1, translating to MAAAMELRCWGGDWGLPSVHTESLIVLAYSKFSGAQVTVSPIDWTWKTLTATVPELVCGEAAVKDPNQILNFLRKQRFNADYELTARQGADTMAYIALLEEKLRPALLHTFWVDAENYANLTRPWFASRSPFPLNFVVPSRHANNALSRILLTKGESPLHRITEVEGKIYSDAKECLNLLSYRLGTANYFFGNSPTSLDAFVFGFVAPLHKASLPSSPLQSHLSQLDNLTRFCDNILALYFSSNHPCPPPPLQEKKDANLQKLTQLVNKESNLIEKMDDNLRSSSPQHKPHRPEPKPSLASEKNSTPA from the exons ATGGCGGCTGCCATGGAGCTGAGATGCTGGGGAGGAGACTGGGGTCTGCCTTCTGTCCACACGGAGTCCCTCATAGTTCTG GCATATTCCAAGTTTTCAGGAGCACAAGTTACAGTTTCTCCCATAGACTGGACCTGGAAAACTCTTACAG CAACAGTCCCAGAGTTGGTTTGTGGAGAAGCTGCAGTTAAAGATCCCAATCAGATTCTCAACTTCCTGAGAAAACAG AGGTTTAATGCCGACTATGAGCTCACAGCAAGACAAGGTGCCGACACAATGGCATACATTGCTTTGCTTGAAGAGAAGTTACGACCAGCTTTG TTGCATACCTTCTGGGTAGATGCAGAAAACTATGCCAATTTGACACGACCGTGGTTTGCTTCGCGTTCACCATTTCCACTCAACTTCGTAGTCCCGAGTCGCCATGCCAACAACGCCCTCTCCAGGATCCTGCTGACAAAAGGAGAGTCGCCACTACACAGAATCACTGAAGTTGAGGGAAAG ATCTACAGTGATGCTAAAGAGTGCCTTAATCTCCTCTCCTACAGACTGGGAACAGCAAACTATTTCTTTGGCAACTC GCCAACCAGTCTGGATGCCTTTGTGTTCGGTTTTGTGGCTCCTCTCCATAAAGCCAGTCTTCCCAGCAGCCCTCTGCAGAGCCACCTCAGTCAGCTTGACAACCTCACACGTTTCTGTGACAACATCCTGGCACTTTACTTCAGCTCCAACCACCCAT gtcctccacctcctcttcaggAAAAAAAGGATGCCAACCTCCAGAAACTAACTCAGCTTGTAAATAAAGAGTCCAACTTAATAGAGAAG atgGACGATAACCTTCGCAGCAGCAGCCCTCAGCACAAACCACACAGACCAGAACCCAAACCCAGTCTGGCTAGTGAGAAAAACTCCACACCTGCATAA
- the mtx3 gene encoding metaxin-3 isoform X2: MAAAMELRCWGGDWGLPSVHTESLIVLAYSKFSGAQVTVSPIDWTWKTLTATVPELVCGEAAVKDPNQILNFLRKQRFNADYELTARQGADTMAYIALLEEKLRPALLHTFWVDAENYANLTRPWFASRSPFPLNFVVPSRHANNALSRILLTKGESPLHRITEVEGKIYSDAKECLNLLSYRLGTANYFFGNSPTSLDAFVFGFVAPLHKASLPSSPLQSHLSQLDNLTRFCDNILALYFSSNHPCPPPPLQEKKDANLQKLTQLVNKESNLIEKVLLLCFSLVCMGSHLHLADGR, translated from the exons ATGGCGGCTGCCATGGAGCTGAGATGCTGGGGAGGAGACTGGGGTCTGCCTTCTGTCCACACGGAGTCCCTCATAGTTCTG GCATATTCCAAGTTTTCAGGAGCACAAGTTACAGTTTCTCCCATAGACTGGACCTGGAAAACTCTTACAG CAACAGTCCCAGAGTTGGTTTGTGGAGAAGCTGCAGTTAAAGATCCCAATCAGATTCTCAACTTCCTGAGAAAACAG AGGTTTAATGCCGACTATGAGCTCACAGCAAGACAAGGTGCCGACACAATGGCATACATTGCTTTGCTTGAAGAGAAGTTACGACCAGCTTTG TTGCATACCTTCTGGGTAGATGCAGAAAACTATGCCAATTTGACACGACCGTGGTTTGCTTCGCGTTCACCATTTCCACTCAACTTCGTAGTCCCGAGTCGCCATGCCAACAACGCCCTCTCCAGGATCCTGCTGACAAAAGGAGAGTCGCCACTACACAGAATCACTGAAGTTGAGGGAAAG ATCTACAGTGATGCTAAAGAGTGCCTTAATCTCCTCTCCTACAGACTGGGAACAGCAAACTATTTCTTTGGCAACTC GCCAACCAGTCTGGATGCCTTTGTGTTCGGTTTTGTGGCTCCTCTCCATAAAGCCAGTCTTCCCAGCAGCCCTCTGCAGAGCCACCTCAGTCAGCTTGACAACCTCACACGTTTCTGTGACAACATCCTGGCACTTTACTTCAGCTCCAACCACCCAT gtcctccacctcctcttcaggAAAAAAAGGATGCCAACCTCCAGAAACTAACTCAGCTTGTAAATAAAGAGTCCAACTTAATAGAGAAGGTGCTTCTGCTTTGCTTTTCTCTTGTTTGCATGGGTTCACATTTGCACTTGGCAG atgGACGATAA